The genome window GCCGTGGGGAACAGCAGCAGACCCGACCAGCCCACAAAAACGAAGCGGTCGCGCTTGAGCCAGTCATCGAGGACGTCGAACCATCCCCGGGCTGAAGGCGCGCCCCCTAGAGCGATCGTCATGGGTGCGAAGGAGCCGTGCGGGAGAAAACACCCGCGAGCTTTGGGTTACAGGGGGGATGGTAACAACCCCATTGGCGATCGCGAGGCAGGTTGCAATGGGCTGACACCGCCCGTCGCGCAGGGTGTTTTAGGTATTTCTTCTGATGTCCATCGGCCCCACAGCGGACGGCGTGCCCCCCGCGGCGCGAAGATGGCCATCTCCAGCCGCCGCACGCCCCACGTCATGCCTTCGGTTTCCCCCTCCGCCTCCCCCGGGGCTCCGGCCTCGGCTCCGCAACTGCTGGAGCAGTCGGTGCTCGGCTCCCGCCGGCTCTCCAACGTGCTGGTGGCGGTCCTGGTCAGCACCGGTGGAGTCGGCTTCCTGCTCACCAGCCTCTCCAGCTACCTGGGTGTGGATCTGCTGCCGGTGGGGCACCCCGCCGAGCTGCTCTGGGTTCCCCAGGGCCTGGTGATGGGGGCCTACAGCCTGGCGGCCGTGCTGCTCGCCACCTATCTCTGGGTTGTGATTGCTCTCGATGTGGGCTCCGGCGTCAACCGCTTTGATCGGGCCGCCGGCCAGTGCACGATCACCCGTCGGGGCTTCCGCCAGTGGATTCAACTGGACATCCCCCTGCGTGAGATCCAGGCCGTGAAGGTGGAGGTGCGCGAGGGTCTCAGCCCACGCCGGCGCCTGTCCCTGCGCGTTCAAGGGCGCCGCGACCTGCCCCTGACCCGGGTGGGTGAGCCCATCGGCCTCAGCGACCTGGAGCAGGGCGGCGCCGAATTGGCCCGCTTCCTCAAGGTGCCTCTGGAGGGGGTTTGAGATGGGCCCCCTGCGTGTTCTGCTGGCCCTGGTGCTGGCGTTTTCTCCCCTGACCCTCTCGGCCTGCGGGGCTGAGCAACGTCACAGTGAACTGGGCTGCGCCACCGGGGCGGTGCCCTGCCTGAGCGGCACCGCCGTGGTGGCCCTCGAGACCAGCAAAGGGGAGGTGCAGGTGCAGCTCGATGGCAAGGCCGCCCCGCTCACGGCTGGCAACTTCGTCGATTTGGTGGGCCGTGGGGCCTACAACAACACCGTGTTCCACCGGGTGGTGCGCGAGCCCGTGCCCTTCGTGGTCCAGGGGGGTGATCCCCAGAGCGCCGATCCCAAGGTGAATCCCAGCCAGTACGGCCTGGGCAGCTTCATCGATCCGGCCCAGGGGCAGCCTCGGCTGATCCCCCTGGAGCTCTCCCTCGAGGGGGAAGGGGAGCCCCGCTACGGCCAGGAGGCGGCCGGTCCGGGTGAGAGCAGCAAACTGAAGCTCGTGCACGAGCGCGGTGCCCTGGCCATGGCCCGCTCCCAGGACCCCAACTCCGCCAGCGCGCAGTTCTACATCGCCCTGCGGGGTCTGCCGGAGTTGGATGGCCGCTACGCCGTCTTCGGCCGGGTGATCAAGGGGATGGATGTGGTGGACCGCATCCAGCAGGGGGACAAGATCACCAGGGCACGGCTGCTGGAGGGGGGCACTCTGGTCAAGGGCAAGCCCTGAGACCCCTGAGGCTCTCTGTGGATCGCCGGTTCAGGTGGGCACGCGCTTGTCTGAGGCGATCACCTTGAGATAGGCCGTGTTCACGCCGGAGGCCCGCTCCAGGGCCACCTTGCCAGTGCGGGCGATCTCGAGGATGCCGAAGCTTTCGAGCACCTGCTCGAGGGCCACCAGCTTGCCGGGGTCCCCCACCACTTCGAGGGTGAGGGCGTTTTCGGCCACATCGACCACGTTGGCGCGAAAGACCTGCACCAGATCGAGGATCGCGGCCCGGTTCTCCGGCGGGGCGGAGACCTTGAGCAGCATCAGTTCCCTTTCCACGACTGGGATGCGGGAGAGATCCAGCACGCTCAGCACATTGACAAGCTTGTTGAGCTGCTTGGTCATCTGCTCGAGGGTGCGGTCGTCCCCCTCGACCACCATGGTCAGCCGGGATTTGCCGGACTGCTCCGCGGGGCCCACGGCCAGGCTCTCGATGTTGAAGCCGCGGCGGGCGAACAGGCCGGAGATGCGGCTGAGGGCTCCGGACTCGTCCTCCACCAGCACCGAAAGGGTGTGCTTCATGCCCAGAGCGGATCGAGCCCCAAACTACGTGCTGACCGGCGAGCTCAGGTTCTCCAGCCAGCCCAGCAGCCTTGGGTTGAAGTGCTGCGGAGCTTCGTCGTGGGGGCAGTGCCCGAGTCCATCGAGCAGCTGCAACTCCAGATCGGGTTTGTGGCGCACCAGCCGATCGGCCATGGCCACGGGCACCAGCTGATCCTTGCGGCCCCAGAGCACCAGCAGCGGCTGGGCCATGCGCTCCAGCAGCGCGGCGGCGGTGGCCCCCCGGGGGCGCAGGGCCATGGCGATGCTCATGCCCCGCAGGGCCCAGGCGGCGGTGGGCCGCAGGGCCGGCCGGGCAATCAGGCGGCGCAGCTCGCCGTCGATGGCGCCGCGGTTGGGGTAGGCGGCCGAGAGGGCCAGATCCAGCAGCGGGGTGCGGGCGATCAGGGGCAGCAGCAGCTCCAGAGGCAGGGCGGTGCAGAGCAGGACCGCCAGGGAACTCCGCAGCCGGCGCCGCCAGGGGGGCCGCCGCCTGGGAATCGGCATCAGCAGGGTGGGATCCGGCAGCGGGGCCACCGCCACCGCCCGCACCCAGACCGGAGCGAGCACGGCGGTGGTGACCGCCACAAGGCCGCCGAGGGAATTGCCCACCAGCACCGCCGGCCGGCCCACCACCTGGGCGAGGAAGGCCGCGCATTGGCGCGCCCAGAGGCGGTTGTCGAGGCGCAGGCCGGGCTGATCGGAGGCGCCGAAGCCGATCAGATCAATGGCATAGACG of Cyanobium sp. ATX 6F1 contains these proteins:
- a CDS encoding photosystem I assembly protein Ycf4, with amino-acid sequence MPSVSPSASPGAPASAPQLLEQSVLGSRRLSNVLVAVLVSTGGVGFLLTSLSSYLGVDLLPVGHPAELLWVPQGLVMGAYSLAAVLLATYLWVVIALDVGSGVNRFDRAAGQCTITRRGFRQWIQLDIPLREIQAVKVEVREGLSPRRRLSLRVQGRRDLPLTRVGEPIGLSDLEQGGAELARFLKVPLEGV
- a CDS encoding peptidylprolyl isomerase; amino-acid sequence: MGPLRVLLALVLAFSPLTLSACGAEQRHSELGCATGAVPCLSGTAVVALETSKGEVQVQLDGKAAPLTAGNFVDLVGRGAYNNTVFHRVVREPVPFVVQGGDPQSADPKVNPSQYGLGSFIDPAQGQPRLIPLELSLEGEGEPRYGQEAAGPGESSKLKLVHERGALAMARSQDPNSASAQFYIALRGLPELDGRYAVFGRVIKGMDVVDRIQQGDKITRARLLEGGTLVKGKP
- the ilvN gene encoding acetolactate synthase small subunit, coding for MKHTLSVLVEDESGALSRISGLFARRGFNIESLAVGPAEQSGKSRLTMVVEGDDRTLEQMTKQLNKLVNVLSVLDLSRIPVVERELMLLKVSAPPENRAAILDLVQVFRANVVDVAENALTLEVVGDPGKLVALEQVLESFGILEIARTGKVALERASGVNTAYLKVIASDKRVPT
- a CDS encoding alpha/beta fold hydrolase; translation: MTTSLAQPVATAGSGWGRHGTWRWRDQACHWRVLGEESHPAVLLIHGFGAASGHWRHTAAPLVAAGWCVYAIDLIGFGASDQPGLRLDNRLWARQCAAFLAQVVGRPAVLVGNSLGGLVAVTTAVLAPVWVRAVAVAPLPDPTLLMPIPRRRPPWRRRLRSSLAVLLCTALPLELLLPLIARTPLLDLALSAAYPNRGAIDGELRRLIARPALRPTAAWALRGMSIAMALRPRGATAAALLERMAQPLLVLWGRKDQLVPVAMADRLVRHKPDLELQLLDGLGHCPHDEAPQHFNPRLLGWLENLSSPVST